CATTGTGTGACTGAAACATTGTTTAGTGGAACGTTGTGTGACTGAAACATTGTGTGGTGGGGTAGTGGATCATTGTGTGACTGAAACAttgtgtggtggtgtagtggatcATTGTGTGACTGAAACAttgtgtggtggtgtagtggatcATTGTGTGACTGAAACATTGTGTAGTGGAACGTTGTGTGACTGACTGTTTCCTGTGTGCTGTTTCCAGGTCAGCCCTGTCTGATGAAAAGCGTCGTTTGGAGGCTAAGATCTCCCAGctggaggaggagctggaggaagagAGCAGTAACATGGAGATCCTCAACGACAGATTGAGGAAGAGCACTcaacaggttagactggcaggATCCCTCCTCCTAACGACCTTAAACACACTGTGACCACACCTTAAACACACTAGACCGGGgctgtccaaccctcttcctggatctctaccatcctgtgggttttcagtccaaccctcttcctggagatctaccatcctgtgagttttcagtccaaccctaatttaacacacctgattcaactaattagctgctcaacaagaccttaaaTAGCTGAATCAGAAATGCTAAATTATGGTTGAACtgaaaaacctacaggacagtagactgccaatgactggaacgagttgcataaatcgctgaagttggagacttatctccctcactaactttaaacatcagctatctgagcagcttaccgatcgctgcagctgtacacagcccatctgtaaatagcccatccaatctacctacctcatccccatattctttgtatttacttttttgcacaccagtatttctacttgcacatcatcatctgctcatctatcactctagtgttaatttgctaaattgtaattacttcgctactatggcctatttattgccttaccacctcacgccatttgcgcacactgtatatagactttttctattgtgttattgactgtacgcttgtttattccatgtggaactctgttgtttgtgtcacactgctttgctttatcttggccaggtcgcagttgcaaatgagaacttgttctcaactggcctacctggttaaaggtgaaattaaaaaaataaggaaatctccaggaagagggttgggcagccctgcacTAGAACCACAACTTGACCTTTAATCAACCATGCTTTGAACCCTCATTGACTACACTTTCAACCCTCATTGACCACCTCTTAGACACACATTGACCACCTCTTGGACGTACATTGACCATACCTTTAACCCTCAGTGACCAAGTTTTGAACTCACAGGGTCAGTGACCACATCTTGACCACTCTTCACACTCAGGTGGACCAGCTGAACAATGAGCTGCAGACCGAGCGCACCACCTCCCAGAAGAACGAGAGCGCCCGGCAGCAGATGGAGAGGCAGAACAAGGACCTAAAGGCCAAACTGCAGGAGATGGAGAACCAGGTCAGAGATAGTAGATTTACATAGATGTGACTACCTAGGGTTTCTCCCCATTGAGAAAATATTAAGTGTCCCTACTTTCCGGTCTATCTTAGTGGGCGTGTAGTGTAGCGTTTAAATTGTGGGCTATCGGTCTCTATCATCTCTGACCAGGTCAAGTCCAAGTTCAAGTCATCCATCACCGCCCTGGAGGCCAAGGTGGCTCAgttggaggagcaggtggagcaggAGAGCAGAGACAAGCAGGCCGTAGCCAAGGGCCTGCGCCAGAAGGACAAAAAGATGAAAGATCTGATGATCCAGGTGGAGGACGAGAGGAAACAGGCCGAACAGTACAAGGAACAGGTATACTGTTGTGTCATGCCATATGAACACCCTCTTCTTCCTTTCTGctaatgacagtgttatgacactCTTATGAACCCCCCCAccatactcctctcctctccccaggcaGAAAAGGGCAACACGCGGATGAAGCAGCTGAAGCGCCAGCTGGAGGAGTCGGAGGAGGAGTCTCAGCGCATCACGGCTGCCCGCAGGAAGCTGCAGAGGGAGCTGGATGAGTCCACCGAGGCTAACGATGCCATGAGCCGCGAGGTCAACTCCCTCAAGAGCAAACTCAGGTACAGTGTGACCCATGACCCCAGAGTCAGGGCGGTGTCTTTGGAAAGAGTCCCtgctcctgacccctcctgtgtactgtagtttcactgtGCTCAAATCACTCGATAGAAAAGGATAATCCCACCCCAAATCAAGGCAGGTCCAATATATAACACTGAGTAGATTTACAACAACCACACTGACATTTCACCCATTCGCCAACCACAATTCAATCTTCTCCCAAAGGGCAAATGAGCATAAAGTACCCTTTTGGGGCTTGCAGATAACAAGTTgaacactgtactacagtatatctgttTCCAAAACCATGGTGAGTCCTCTGGATATCAAAGCCTTTCTTGAATCTTTATTGCAGAGGCAACCCAATCCCAGAACCCAAGGAGTAACGTAGCAGGTACCTCTGCGTTCAGAAGTTTATCACCATTTCATTTTAACTTTCCATAACTTACCCCCATGCACTCTTGTCCAACTGACTGTGCCATTTCTCCGCCTGAAAGAGTGAAATATGGTTTATCGGTCAATATCTTCAATGGAGCTCCTCTGATAGAGCTCATAGTCTGAAACAGTGCAAGAAAAGTGAATTGCACTTCCATTGTGGTCTTTCTACTACTGGTGACCATATTTTTCTCCATGCTTGGTTTAGTTGCCCTAAACCAAACTcatttctctgtgtctgtctagcctggttccagatctgtttgtgctgtcttgccaaatcCTATGGTCTCCGGTGACCATCGGAGTTGACAATACAGCACAAACAGTTTTGGGACACAGACTTGTGTTCGTCTAGACGGGAGTCAAATGAGTTAAAGATATAACCGGCCGGTGTGCAGCGTGCCTACTGTTACTATAACATCTCACTCATTCTGCATTTCAGCgatgccatttttttttttttacccaagtCTAACAAAACGTAATAGAcaagttacatgaaatgatgtaGTTTGAACTTAATAGGCCATTGTGGTCCCACTTTAAATGAAGTACAACTTATAAAGGCTTTATATAGCATGCAAAGGGCCTCATAAGAActacataaaggcttcataaatcATCTATAAGCATGTCATACTCTATAAATAGTGTATAAAGGGTGACGTGACAACCAGAGTAGGGTGAATTGCCAAATGTTTATACACCATTTATATTATGACATACGCTCACAGATGATTTGTGAAGTatttatgtagtgcttatgaagccTTAATGTAGGCTATATAAAGCCTTTATAAGTtgtacattgtttaaagtggGACTATTATTGTAATAAGATGTCAATACTTTAACAGTGACGATCACCACCTGTCTGCTAGGTATTGTTAGACATCCATTTTGACTTGTTAAAACAAAAAGGTAGATAAAGGCAGAGTGATATGCAGACAATGGGAACAAAAAGTCCTCCAACATTGTCCTGAGGTTACCAGGAAACCTAGACTGGTCTTGCCCATAGCTCGTCTcatctgtgtgtttgtatgtgtgtcctgtgtctgtgtgtcttgcATCGGTGCGGTCTGTCGGTCTGCGTTTCAGGCGCGGGACCGAGCCCTCTTTCAGCAGCGCACCACGCCGTGTCGGGGGCAGTGCCCGGAGAGGGGTCATCGACGACGCGTCAGAAGAAGACGGGGACTCACAGGGGGACTACAACGGAACAAAGTCTGTTGAGTAGAAGAGCCCAAAACCATCCAATTAAAATCAGTATTACAAGCATCCAGCCAATCAGACTCAGTATTAGTCTGGCATCTGTGCCAGACAGACCTGCTTTACCAAAGAACACACAAGTGACTTCAACCTTACTCTTTCTTCAATATCACTTCCAAATATGATTCTCTATATCAGTCACATATCGACTGCCTTCTCATTCAGAGCACATGAGGCGTTTCACAATTCAAAACAGACAAAATGGAGGCATAAGAGACAAAGGCGTAATAATTAATTTTGTTTAATTTTAGTGCCCGGGATGTTAGTTTGATTTGTTCTTCTGCTACACTGTTTTGTACTGCACTGAATTACTTGTCCCTACGATACTTCCTTAGCATAATGTTGTAACCCTCGAAGATACGATATTGTTCCTTATACTCCTTTCATCTGGAAGGATAAATCCAGGTGTTACTATTCGTCACTTTAAATCCTAATTAATTATAGGCATCACATTGTATTTCTAGATTTATACATCTAGCGGTCATGTAAATCTATTTCTATGACGACATTATGACTTGTCCAGTCTTCTACACTGCTGTTAACTTTTAAGACCGTTATAGAAGGTCAATGTATACTATGACAAATGGTATACCCACCCAGCTAAAAAAATAAATGATGTAGTCCAAATGTATTTTGTTTGTATTCAGAATAGCTGCCCCAATATTGGCGCACAGTTGCAACCATAGCAACTGTTCTGTTGTCTGTGTTAAGGACAGTGAATCGGCCATATATATTTCATACTTTGAATATTTTTGACTGTCAAGTATGGGTAGCAGAACACCTTCCTACTTTTAGAAACCAAAACCAGTCACCCCTTCCTCCTACATATTCCTATCAGACTTTTCTTGTTCCTAAAGTCAAATACACATAGTATCAACAAGACAGGTACTTTCAGTTGTGTACCTTGCCAAGTAGAATATCAGTGGGAATAGTGTCATACCATCAAGGCCATTTTGTATGTCCAGATGCATAttcaacaaaaatatatttttgtttttcccACGACTGGTCACCTTTACAAcaatgttttgtcttgtttttactCAATTGACGTTTACATGCCACTTCTTCAAATCTATAAATTGTGGAACCACCTGCATAATAAATGAGTGAAAAAGTAACCCTATTTCTCTACTATATGTCTGTGTCCACATCCTGAATGATATTGCCAAAAGCAGGTTTAGAATGTTCATTTTATCTGTTCATTTTGATACAAAAAGGATCGCAAACCAACAGGTCAAAAAGGTAGAGCACCTCAGGTGCATACATTTCAATGTAAATCCAAACAGAAGTTAGTATGTTAGTAACACACCCACAAACGGTTGCCAACGGTTGGTTACATGTACAGTTGTAAAAGAAGCTCTACAAACAGTACTTTCTGGTCCTTAGTTCTTACATCAGAGTACTTACACAAGAACAGCTGCTGTAACTGAGTTGTTTCGTACACATATTATCCTGGTCTCAAATCTGTGTTCTAACCAACTCCTTTATCAGAAACATGACAGGGGAATTGGATAAAGCACATGGACGGAACCAATATAAACATTGTTTAAGTACAAACGTTCCATCTGTTGTTGAGTAGTAACATGCCCTACAGTCATATCTGTCCTTGATATTTGACTATTGCTCCTCATTGGATATACAAAGGCTGAAACATTCTCTTTTAAACAGTACGTAATGAATTCATACATCCAGCATTAACAGTGTAACCAAGGCATCATCCATAATGGTTTTGGAAATATAGTATGAACTGTGCTTTATCTCGAAACCCTATTCTGTAAAATCGAACTCTAGTCTGGCAAATCTATTATTGCTATTTTGTCATCTTTGATAGCTCCCTGATCTGATATAAGATCAGTCTTGACAGGAATTCTGGGTCGACTGACCTGCTCAAGCTGTCTTTAGGCCACTTCCTATTAGAAACATCTGCAATATAGATTCTACAGTATAGATTCTATACATTCAGCAGTGCAGTGGTGCCCCCTAACCCTCCAACTcgtaaaaaacaaacatatacaAACCATCAAACAAAGAGGGAAAAAAATAAAACTTAAACACTGAATGGCAACTTTATCAACTGTGGTAACAGAAAGAAATGTCTTTGCCAAAGACCTAGACTAAATTTGAGATTCTCAGAAGGTAACTCAATATAATTTCTCTGTTCCTATATCTTGCCTACCTTATAAAACATTCTGCAAATGCATGACAGGGTATAGGCTAGCTAGTCTGTGCATTTCTCACAGATAATACTTTTTCAAGTTACCAGGTAGAAAACCTTTAAAATAATGTATATTTGTACATTAATAAACCATTGCTTTTAACTGAAACATTGACCTGTAAAGTAGTAGTATCCATAAAACTTCAGACCATCCTTAGCTTTTACAGCAGATGACAACACAGCACGAAGGAATAATACACATTCTCCAAAAGGTAAAGCTAGCCTAACTTACTATCTCCGACACTTTACACGTATAGCCTCTAAGCACATATGCGGCTTAGCTACGAACGGACATATCAGAGAGTTAGACATACAGAAAGGAATCATGACTAGGCAAAACTTACATGTGGTGGTGATATATTGAAAAAAGGCAGCAATGCTAACATCACCAATTATCGACCAACTTCACTTTTCTGCTACAGCTGGCACACCAAGAATCcaagatggaggggggggggtgttagtggCATAGTAACATGACTTGGGTTCAGAGGTCAAGGGATCAGCAGGAGGACATGCAGCAGGGTCAAGGAATCCTCACTTATATTattcattaataaaataaaacTGTAGCATCGTGACGCGGCGGTTCTTCTCAACAGAGTCCATGCAGCAAATAAGTTGATAGATGGAGCAGCTTCCTGGTTCAGAGTATGACTGAGGGGGGAGGATGTTCAGCTGGTAGTGTAGTGAGAGTGGGACACAGTTTAAAGCCCTACTGATGGGTAGTACAGTCTGGTGCAGGGGTGTGAAGGTGGAGGGGGGCAGGGGAGGCCCTCGTTTCATAGCAGGATCTTGACTCCCCCCGATGGTGACTGGGAGCCATGGGAGGAGACCCCCCGAGGAGGCGCAGGTCCAAACTCTAACCTCTTCACCAAACTGAAAGACAGAACGTCTACCATGATGAGTAACACGTAAATCAACAAGTTAATTTGAATGTAGAACATCAGACAATGTTATGAGCAACAGGAACCAGAACAACAGATCCCACCCAGTTCATGTTCATTAGTTGTAGGATACTTAGTTGATTTCTCAGACCAGTAGAAGTCTAAATGGAGAGTAGAGTACTTTAGTCCAGATGTCTGGCTATCTTGAGTTGAATGCACTAGCTGTGGGTCGCCCTGGATgggagcatctgctaaatgttgtgccatgtacactgagtatacaaaacattaacaacacctgctctttccatgacagactgaccaggtgaaagctatgatcctttttgatgtcacttgctaaatccacttcaatcagtgtagatggaggggGGAGATGGGTTTAAAAAATAATTCTTTAacctttgagacatggattgtgtatgtgtgccattcagaagttgaatgggcaagacaaaagatttttcaattttcacctaaaatatcatacccaaatctaactgcctgtagctctggacctgaagcaaggatatgcatattattgataccatttgaaaggaaacactttgaagtttgtggaaatgttaaaataatgtaggagaatataacacattagatctggtaaaagataacgcAAAACGTTTTTGTAATTGCTACTGTAAATTGCACAGTGCAGTTAGCTTAAATTCATGTTaatctttctgccaatatcagatatgtctatgtcctgggaaatgttcttgttacttacaacctcatgctaatcacattagctcaaccgtcccacaggggacccaccgatcctgtagaggtgtttaagtgcctttgaacggggtatggtagtaggtgccaggctcaccggtttgtgttaagaactgcaattctgctgggtttttcacattcaacaatttcctgtgtgtatcaataatggtcaACCACCAAAAGAACATCcggacaacttgacacaactgtgggaagcattggaatcaacatgggccagcatccctgtggaatgctttcaacaccttgtagagtccatgccccaacgaattgaggctgttctgtgggcAGGGGGTGCGGAAGGTGTTccaaatgtttggtatactcagtgtatattatgcATTTAATTTGTGTTGTGATttctgtttggaccccaggaagtgtcCACTGCCTCGGCAGCAGCTAATTGGGAATCCTAATAAATACTACTACTAAGTAAGCTGAATCTAGATACACACAACGAGACAAAtacatatataaaatatatgattTTCAGAAATATATGATTTTCTCATTGTGACCCATTTACCTGTCGTAGTGTGGAGGGCTCATGCTGCAGGCCTGGATCTCTGTGCCTCCCTCTATAGCAGAGGGGGTACCGGGACACGACGGAAGAGCCGATCTTTTCGGCGACGTGTCATATACGAAGTCTCGACAAGACGCCAACTTGGACTCCAGGTTCTAGAGCATCCAAGAGGGGAAAGAAGTTGTATTACAGTCTCTGAGATCATCATAGACACAGAAATGGATGCGTTAAAAATGAAAATTCCAAACAAATACCAAGATATCGTTTTTGTATGGAGTTTCTTTAAGTCATTAAATTAGAGTTCTATTTTATTCTATACATCATTGAAGGTTCATGCTGATGTTATGAGGGTGGTATTAAATGCATAGGTCCTACTAAGACAATGTTTCTTACCCCGACTTTTCTTAGGAGCTCCCCGACGATGTTGAGTGCAGATATGCGAGCCGACGTAGTCAGGGGAGTTCCTGTTAGGTTATCCCCTAAACACAAACACATATCACAACATCAAACTACAGCTACTAAGGCAGATAGTTTCTAAAGCCAGAGGCGCAACATCGCAAGACTTTCCTGGAACGCTTGCCAAACAGACCAGGCCAGGGTTTGGTGGGAAATTCTTCTTTAGTTGTACATTTTCTCAGTCTAAATGCACAACCATGATTCGAGCCAGTTTCTTAAGTGGAAGAACATGTTATTATTCCAACCTCCTGAAAGTGACATGTTTTAATTTGTCAAAAACAACGGCCTGCTCACGCGCCGTTAAACCCGATGACGTATTTCTACGCACaagcttagctagccaacgtcgccatgacGTCGCCTACAAGTGTGATTGGGGATTTCTATTAGAAAAGCATTTTTTTGCCTAtctatcttcatactgtactgtctttgactAAGGGATTAACTAGCATTCCACcattaaattatatatattttaaaattagGATAAAGTCGTATGTCATTATTACAGTTTAACCCACAACACAGCTACCATTGGTCTCACCCACCTCGACGAATGCTTGAGGCTGGGGTTGCTGGGAATGTACCAAGTGGTTTGGAGGGGGTGGTCGGTATGGTGGAGCGTGATGATGATTcggtcctgtctttctctttagaGAGGCTACTGGGGGGGCGTCGCTCCTGGACCTGCTGTACAGCTAGCTCCTGTCGTAAATCTgcccaacacagagagagaagagacaacagATCAGATCTCAATACTGAGGACATTTGTGACATTGATACTACAGTACAAATATAGAAAAAGTCAATACAAGTAATCACCAATACGCAATGGAAGTCCCACCTACTTTCTGAAGCTTATATATCAAATTCATGAAAACGTGATCATTTAAGATACTGTACATGTAAAATTATATTAATATTTGTGGATTCATTTACTTTTAACTGATGCCTTTCACAAAGGTTTTTGATTGCGTTTTCCCCCGTAATCAAAAACCTTCATAAAAGGCACTGGGTAAAGGTAAATTAATCCACAAATACAATTACAGTATATATCTTAAGATGACCCCGTTTTCATGAATATGATGATATATAAGCTTGAAGACCATTAAAAAACAGTACGGGACTTGAACCAGGAAGTAGGCAGGACTTTTATAGCTGTAAATTCTACACATAATGCCAAACTCATAATCTCACATTCGCTCTGCTTACTTTGAGGAATACAATGGGCAAGGCTGGATCATCCTGATATTACAATGTCAGTTAGTCAACTATCAAATTGCACATATCTTTGAAACTGGTAACTAAATCTGGCAAAATCAGCAGTTTTTGATTAGAACATGAAATGAAAACCTTTGAGTTTCTTGTTCCACTGACTCACCTctggcttctctctctcacacacacacacagagagagaaacacactgaccccATCCCCCCCTTACACACACAAACCTCTGGCCTCATCCTTTAGTCTCTGGACAGACTCCAGAAGGTTTTCCTTTTCGTCCAGCTCACTCTCCAGGAAGGCATTCCTCTCGATCACGTGGTTCATCCTCTGCTCAAAGTCCTCCAGGGACATGATGGTCGCCCTGTGAGACAGGACATTGGTCTGTCAGTTACTATGGTTACGTCTTAAATTACATCCTATCCTCCAGGGTGAGTGGAAGGACAGACATGGTTGAATCTGTATGTAGGCCTATGAAGTTTGTGACAAAATGGGTACACATTGGCAAGACACACATCAATCTCGTTAGGGTGATTGGATAAAGAAGTGTCAGACAGATACTTCAGAGTTACAATACAATGACAACCCAGCAGAGacaggctttttttttttttttacatagttatTGAAAGTCCCTCATCAACATAACAACAGTCAGTGTCATTACGCCACAATAATAACAACCAAGTCGAGGTCAAAGTGTCCAGACTGACCTCTTGGCCCTCTCCAGGTCGTCATTGGACTGCTCCAGCTCTCTGATGTACTTCTGGAGTTGGTCCTTGACCGCTGTGGTCTCTTCCAGGTCTCCCTCCAACAATGAGATCTGCCTAAACGCTTCAGAGTGCTGCGCCTCGTACTTCTCCTGCAAAAACACAGAACACTTATTTTTGATGCATGTCTGCTGCTCATTTGTGGTCTTAGATGATGTTCTCCCTTCACTTCTTCACAGGCTTGTCCTTGACTGTCCCCCAGGCCCCAGAAATGAAGGCACAATCAAGTATTCAATGACTAACCTTCCCTCTGGACTCAGCAGTATAAATAGTTGCTCAGAAGTCAGCTGCTCCGTGGTAATGAACATACAGGGCCTCTGGTGATGGTGGCTATGATTTAGTGATGctagagtgactgtgtgtgtagtACTAGACAACTCAAGACACAGAAGGTGCTTTGAAGTCTACTAAAACATACAGAATATGGAGCCCAACCTTTACGTGATGGGATGCAGAGTATACGAGATAATATGACGTGGTGATGCAAAACTACAGAATATGAGTAGTGTTGGCCTTGACAATACAGGTGTTCTAGGTTCTAACCTGGATGTTCTCCAGTTCCATGCGTAGCCGGTTGTTGTTGGACAGTAGTTCTCTGTTCCGTGTTTCACACTGCTTCAGCTCAGTCTCCAGCTCCGCCTCATAGTCCCTACTCATTTGCTGGAACTCCTGCAACTCCTCCTGTGCCTCCTCAGCCCTGGACACAAACACACGTCAAAAACACATCTAACTTTCATAGCTAAACTATGTAGAAGGAAATCGCCACTGAATTGTGATCTAGGATTAGATTCAATTTTTTCTCTGTTACAGGGTGAAGTTAGgatggtcatggctagaagggatccaacttttgtcaaattaacatcagatttgacttttcatagcaggttaggagaaattACTTAAAGTTAGgaaaaggtttagggttagataaacacatacaaaaaatacACTTTtgacgttaatttgacaaaaactggatcccttctagccatgaccgtTTAGGATTGATATATGGTAAACTTCCTAGATATACACTTACGGACAACTTCAGAGATACAGATTCGGATTGTTTCACCTCTATCCATTATCCACACATCTAGGCCTACCAGTTCGGCTGCTAGCAACCAACCATTGGTAGAATTCCTTACCTTTGCTGGTGTTTGTCTGACTGCTCCTTCCAGAAACTCAGCTCTTCTTCTATGGACCCAAATTTGGGCGTCTTGGGCTCCCCCATGTCTAACGTTACAGCTGACTCTATGGTTTCACAAAACCTAGTAAAACATCTAAAGTA
The DNA window shown above is from Salvelinus fontinalis isolate EN_2023a chromosome 40, ASM2944872v1, whole genome shotgun sequence and carries:
- the LOC129839996 gene encoding nuclear distribution protein nudE homolog 1-like isoform X1: MTSAMFLLYFRCFTRFCETIESAVTLDMGEPKTPKFGSIEEELSFWKEQSDKHQQRAEEAQEELQEFQQMSRDYEAELETELKQCETRNRELLSNNNRLRMELENIQEKYEAQHSEAFRQISLLEGDLEETTAVKDQLQKYIRELEQSNDDLERAKRATIMSLEDFEQRMNHVIERNAFLESELDEKENLLESVQRLKDEARDLRQELAVQQVQERRPPSSLSKEKDRTESSSRSTIPTTPSKPLGTFPATPASSIRRGDNLTGTPLTTSARISALNIVGELLRKVGNLESKLASCRDFVYDTSPKRSALPSCPGTPSAIEGGTEIQACSMSPPHYDSLVKRLEFGPAPPRGVSSHGSQSPSGGVKILL
- the LOC129839996 gene encoding nuclear distribution protein nudE homolog 1-like isoform X2; its protein translation is MGEPKTPKFGSIEEELSFWKEQSDKHQQRAEEAQEELQEFQQMSRDYEAELETELKQCETRNRELLSNNNRLRMELENIQEKYEAQHSEAFRQISLLEGDLEETTAVKDQLQKYIRELEQSNDDLERAKRATIMSLEDFEQRMNHVIERNAFLESELDEKENLLESVQRLKDEARDLRQELAVQQVQERRPPSSLSKEKDRTESSSRSTIPTTPSKPLGTFPATPASSIRRGDNLTGTPLTTSARISALNIVGELLRKVGNLESKLASCRDFVYDTSPKRSALPSCPGTPSAIEGGTEIQACSMSPPHYDSLVKRLEFGPAPPRGVSSHGSQSPSGGVKILL